Proteins encoded together in one Lathyrus oleraceus cultivar Zhongwan6 chromosome 5, CAAS_Psat_ZW6_1.0, whole genome shotgun sequence window:
- the LOC127079190 gene encoding fe(2+) transport protein 1 — MVRNNPNVVVVTILFLLLSLPLVSCEECSSKYEGGCHDKNEALKLKVIAIFCILLSSMIGVCIPIFTTSVPALKPDGDLFVVIKAFACGVILATGYMHVMPDSFADLTSPCLPQHPWHKFPFTTFIAMISAIFTLMVDSFSLSYFKKKLPMSSSVNNLETTKELELGHVHGHGLAIANGHEKNVNAEQLLRYRVVAQVLELGIVVHSVVIGLSMGASENPCTIKPLIAALCFHQLFEGMGLGGCILQADYGVKMKVIMVFFFSVTTPFGIALGIGLSEVYSDTSPTALIVEGVLNAISAGLLNYMALVDLLANEFMGTKLQSRIKLQLLCYIAVFLGAGGMSVMAIWA; from the exons ATGGTAAGAAACAACCCCAATGTTGTAGTTGTAACCATTCTATTTCTATTATTATCATTACCATTAGTCTCGTGTGAAGAATGTTCATCGAAATATGAAGGTGGTTGTCACGATAAAAATGAAGCACTAAAATTAAAGGTAATTGCAATATTTTGCATATTATTGTCAAGCATGATTGGTGTTTGCATTCCGATTTTCACAACTTCGGTTCCGGCTTTAAAACCCGACGGAGACTTGTTCGTCGTTATAAAAGCTTTTGCATGCGGTGTTATACTTGCTACCGGTTATATGCACGTGATGCCAGATTCATTTGCGGATTTAACTTCTCCTTGTTTGCCTCAACACCCTTGGCATAAATTCCCATTCACCACTTTCATTGCTATGATCTCCGCCATTTTTACTCTCATGGTTGATTCATTTTCTTTAAGTTATTTTAAAAAGAAACTTCCTATGTCTTCTTCTGTGAATAATTTGGAAACGACAAAGGAATTGGAACTTGGTCATGTTCATGGTCATGGTCTTGCGATTGCAAATGGACATGAGAAGAATGTGAATGCCGAACAATTGCTTCGATACCGTGTTGTGGCTCAG GTTTTGGAGTTAGGAATTGTGGTGCACTCAGTAGTGATTGGTTTGTCAATGGGTGCTTCGGAGAATCCTTGCACAATAAAGCCTCTCATTGCTGCACTTTGCTTCCATCAACTCTTTGAGGGAATGGGTTTGGGTGGTTGCATATTACAg GCTGATTATGGAGTGAAGATGAAAGTGATAATGGTATTTTTTTTCTCAGTGACGACGCCATTTGGGATAGCATTAGGGATTGGATTATCAGAAGTGTATAGTGACACTAGTCCAACTGCACTAATTGTAGAAGGGGTTCTAAATGCTATTTCTGCAGGGCTTCTCAATTACATGGCACTTGTTGATTTATTGGCTAATGAATTTATGGGTACAAAGTTGCAAAGTAGAATCAAACTTCAATTATTGTGTTATATAGCTGTTTTTTTAGGCGCAGGAGGCATGTCGGTTATGGCAATTTGGGCTTAA